In one window of Henckelia pumila isolate YLH828 chromosome 1, ASM3356847v2, whole genome shotgun sequence DNA:
- the LOC140864920 gene encoding uncharacterized protein, whose product MVFEKFTFFLDRHPGIIKAIKLLFPGSHHDYCLRHLVKNFVKQVLRNYPLHNKKHWSSVFKKTTYAHSQQKFTRHINNILKSMPLASTFITSSDPQIWANALFPGRRWSVMNNNIAECWNNWVKPARHLPIVSMVDHVRVQIMNMMHRRREKTSVMVQELSPKKEKALASTYIESRNLSIHRSCGWKFEVVDDDKSFAVDLNECTYSCRSWQINMLPCKHSCAAIKSNSMSLYAFCDRYFHIEMYRQAYEGIINPIPTFDMYETNNDEGSVINAPDIRSQPSRRRTKRIPSQVETLVPKCGRCHKPGTTDVVAKKP is encoded by the exons ATGGTGTTTGAAAAGTTCACTTTTTTCTTGGATAGACACCCCGGTATTATCAAGGCTATTAAGCTATTATTTCCGGGAAGTCACCATGATTATTGTTTGAGGCACTTGGTGAAAAATTTTGTGAAGCAG GTGTTGCGAAATTATCCGCTACACAACAAAAAACATTGGTCATCTGTGTTCAAAAAAACTACATATGCCCATTCACAACAAAAGTTTACACGAcacattaataatattttgaaatccATGCCTCTTGCTAGTACTTTTATCACAAGTTCTGATCCACAAATTTGGGCCAATGCTTTATTTCCGGGAAGACGATGGAGTGTTATGAACAATAACATTGCCGAATGTTGGAACAACTGGGTTAAACCAGCTCGTCATCTTCCTATTGTTTCTATGGTGGATCATGTACGTGTGCAAATCATGAACATGATGCATAGACGACGTGAAAAAACATCAGTCATGGTTCAGGAATTAAGCCCGAAGAAAGAGAAGGCTCTAGCCAGCACATATATTGAATCCCGAAACTTGAGTATTCACAGATCATGTGGTTGGAAATTTGAGGTGGTTGATGATGATAAATCCTTTGCAGTTGATTTGAATGAATGTACTTATTCATGCAGATCTTGGCAGATTAATATGCTTCCGTGCAAGCATTCTTGTGCAGCTATTAAATCAAATTCGATGTCGCTATATGCTTTTTGTGATCGGTATTTCCATATTGAAATGTATCGTCAAGCATATGAAGGAATTATCAATCCCATACCGACATTTGACATGTACGAGACCAACAATGATGAAGGATCTGTAATCAATGCTCCGGATATACGAAGTCAACCAAGTCGTAGGAGGACTAAGAGGATTCCGTCTCAAGTTGAAACACTTGTGCCAAAGTGTGGTCGTTGTCATAAGCCAGGCACAACAGACGTAGTTGCAAAGAAGCCATAG